The following are encoded in a window of Candidatus Methylomirabilota bacterium genomic DNA:
- a CDS encoding amidase: MSDRDLCFTPATALQRLYRTRKASPLEVMQAVLARIDAVNPRVNAYVTLVRESALAEAKKATVALGRRSAALGPLHGVPVSIKDLTPTRGIRTTWGSKIFEHHVPEADALYVERLKRAGAIVVGKTNTPEFGAGGNTFNAVFGVTRNPWNTALTCGGSSGGAAVALATGMGPLAQGSDLGGSLRTPAAFCGVVGFRTTPGLIPVYPADLGWDSLSVTGPMARTVGDVGLMLAAMAGPDDRAPLSYEVDTRRFTAAVKRPSIKGWRVAWSPDLNGLIPVDHEVATVAEGATRVFRALGAKIEHACPDFGEANEIVLATRGLGMVARHADKLAQWESVMQKGLVWNIKQGLSLTPEQIGNGEKLRTRLWHRVREFMETRDLLLLPTVAVPPFPVEQPYPTEINGKPLDNYTQWFFLTYGITLTSLPAISVPCGFTRSGLPVGLQIVGRRRQEAAVLQAAAAFEAAAPWAGQIPPVVSGAA; the protein is encoded by the coding sequence GTGTCCGACCGCGACCTGTGCTTCACGCCCGCCACCGCCCTGCAGCGCCTCTACCGCACGCGCAAGGCATCGCCGCTCGAGGTGATGCAGGCGGTGCTCGCGCGCATCGACGCGGTCAATCCGCGGGTGAACGCGTACGTCACGCTGGTCCGCGAGTCGGCTCTGGCCGAGGCGAAGAAGGCGACGGTGGCCCTCGGCCGACGGAGCGCCGCGCTCGGTCCGCTCCACGGCGTCCCGGTCTCGATCAAGGACCTGACGCCGACCAGGGGCATCCGCACCACCTGGGGCTCCAAGATCTTCGAGCACCACGTGCCGGAGGCGGACGCGCTGTACGTCGAGCGGCTGAAGCGCGCCGGGGCCATCGTGGTGGGCAAGACCAACACGCCCGAGTTCGGCGCCGGCGGCAATACCTTCAACGCGGTGTTCGGCGTGACTCGCAATCCGTGGAACACCGCGCTCACGTGCGGGGGCTCGAGCGGGGGCGCCGCGGTCGCCCTCGCCACCGGCATGGGACCGCTCGCACAGGGCTCGGACCTGGGCGGCTCGCTACGCACGCCCGCCGCGTTCTGCGGCGTCGTCGGATTCCGCACGACGCCCGGCTTGATCCCGGTCTACCCGGCCGATCTCGGGTGGGACTCGCTGAGCGTGACGGGGCCGATGGCCCGCACGGTGGGCGACGTCGGGCTCATGCTCGCCGCGATGGCCGGGCCGGACGATCGCGCGCCGCTGTCCTACGAGGTCGACACGCGTCGGTTCACCGCGGCGGTGAAGCGACCGTCGATCAAGGGCTGGCGCGTGGCGTGGAGCCCGGATCTCAACGGGCTGATCCCGGTGGACCACGAAGTCGCCACGGTGGCCGAGGGCGCCACGCGGGTGTTCCGGGCCCTCGGCGCGAAGATCGAGCACGCCTGCCCCGACTTCGGCGAGGCCAACGAGATCGTCCTGGCCACCCGAGGCCTCGGCATGGTCGCCCGCCACGCCGACAAGCTCGCACAGTGGGAGTCGGTCATGCAGAAGGGCCTGGTGTGGAATATCAAGCAGGGGCTGTCGCTCACCCCCGAGCAGATCGGCAACGGCGAGAAGCTGCGCACCCGCCTGTGGCATCGGGTGCGCGAGTTCATGGAGACGCGCGATCTGCTGCTCCTCCCCACCGTGGCGGTCCCGCCCTTCCCGGTGGAGCAGCCGTATCCGACCGAGATCAACGGCAAGCCGCTCGACAACTACACGCAGTGGTTCTTCCTGACCTACGGCATCACCCTGACCAGCCTGCCTGCGATCTCGGTGCCCTGCGGCTTCACGAGGAGCGGGCTGCCGGTCGGGCTGCAGATCGTGGGCCGGCGGCGGCAGGAGGCCGCGGTGCTGCAGGCCGCCGCCGCGTTCGAGGCCGCCGCGCCGTGGGCCGGGCAGATCCCGCCGGTGGTCAGCGGGGCGGCGTGA
- a CDS encoding GNAT family N-acetyltransferase yields the protein MARRSLVIRRGTARDVPTILRLIRGLAEYERLAHEVRATPARVRAHGFGPRRYFETLICRREGRPIGFALYFFTYSTFLARPTLYLEDLFVLPEERGGGAGKALLKALARIAVRRGCGRLEWAVLDWNRPAIGFYKRLGARLNKQWIITRLTGTPLRRLAR from the coding sequence ATGGCCCGCCGCTCCCTCGTGATCCGGCGCGGCACCGCGCGCGACGTGCCCACGATTCTCCGATTGATCCGCGGGTTGGCCGAGTACGAGCGGCTCGCTCACGAGGTGCGCGCCACTCCGGCGCGCGTGCGCGCCCACGGCTTCGGCCCGCGGCGGTACTTCGAGACCCTCATCTGCCGTCGCGAGGGCCGGCCGATCGGCTTCGCGCTCTACTTCTTCACCTACTCCACGTTCCTGGCCCGGCCGACCCTCTACCTGGAGGATCTGTTCGTGCTGCCGGAGGAGCGCGGCGGAGGGGCGGGCAAGGCCTTGCTGAAGGCGCTGGCCCGCATCGCGGTCCGGCGCGGCTGCGGCCGGCTGGAGTGGGCGGTGCTCGACTGGAACCGGCCGGCCATCGGCTTCTACAAGCGGCTCGGCGCCCGCCTGAACAAGCAGTGGATCATCACCCGCCTCACCGGCACTCCGCTGCGGCGGCTCGCGCGCTGA
- a CDS encoding alpha/beta fold hydrolase: MPADAEPYRPPFWYRGRHLQTLWGPLFRHWRRPPVRRERLETPDGDFLDLDWLEGAPADAPLVLILHGLEGSSRSHYARGLLLGARRLGWRAAVLHFRSCSGEVNRLARLYHSGETTDLEWMVDCLGKRDDARPIGLVGISLGGNVALKWLGERGDAAPPEIAAAVAISTPFDLAACARVLDRGFNRAIYTRSFLRTMKAKILDKRGLYDGDLDLPAVLRSRTFREYDRLFTAPLNGFADENDYWTRASSGPFLPGIRRPTLLISATNDPFMPAESLPRAAVEQSAWLEAEFVTQGGHVGFLDGALGASSWAERRALAFLRRHLLR, translated from the coding sequence ATGCCCGCCGACGCCGAGCCCTACCGCCCTCCGTTCTGGTATCGCGGCCGGCACCTCCAGACGCTCTGGGGGCCGCTGTTCCGTCACTGGCGGCGGCCCCCGGTGCGCCGCGAGCGGCTGGAGACCCCCGACGGTGATTTCCTGGACCTCGACTGGCTCGAGGGCGCGCCGGCGGACGCCCCGCTGGTCCTGATCCTTCACGGGCTCGAAGGCTCGTCCCGCTCGCACTACGCTCGGGGACTCTTGCTCGGGGCCCGGCGCCTCGGCTGGCGGGCCGCGGTGCTGCATTTCCGCTCGTGCAGCGGCGAGGTCAATCGGCTCGCCCGCCTGTACCACTCGGGCGAGACCACCGACCTCGAGTGGATGGTGGACTGCCTCGGCAAGCGGGACGACGCGCGGCCGATCGGCCTGGTGGGCATCTCGCTCGGCGGGAACGTCGCCCTGAAGTGGCTGGGCGAGCGCGGCGACGCGGCGCCGCCCGAGATCGCGGCCGCGGTGGCGATCTCGACCCCGTTCGACCTGGCCGCGTGCGCGCGGGTGCTGGACCGAGGATTCAATCGCGCGATCTATACCCGGAGCTTCCTGCGCACGATGAAGGCGAAGATCCTCGACAAGCGGGGTCTGTACGACGGAGACCTCGATCTGCCCGCGGTGCTGCGGTCCCGCACGTTCCGGGAGTACGACCGGCTCTTCACCGCGCCGCTGAACGGGTTCGCCGACGAGAACGACTACTGGACGCGGGCCAGCAGCGGCCCCTTCCTCCCGGGGATCCGGCGTCCGACCCTGCTCATCAGCGCGACGAACGATCCGTTCATGCCGGCCGAGAGCCTGCCCCGCGCCGCGGTGGAGCAGTCCGCCTGGCTCGAGGCCGAGTTCGTCACGCAGGGCGGACACGTGGGATTCCTCGACGGCGCGCTCGGCGCGTCGTCGTGGGCCGAGCGGCGCGCGCTCGCGTTCCTGAGACGGCATCTGCTACGATGA